One Frankia alni ACN14a DNA window includes the following coding sequences:
- a CDS encoding alkaline phosphatase PhoX has product MDRRTLLRSAVAALGTAAFSGATWRAALAATARPGVGPYGPLRPPDRSGVALPAGFTSRIVARSHLLVGATEYVWHDAPDGGACFPGPGGGWTYVSNSEVMLHGGASALRFRADGTIASAGRILGGTTANCAGGATPWGTWLSCEEFFSGRVYEAWPDGSRKAVARPALGRFAHEAAACDPDHRVIYLTEDRKDGCFYRFRPDRWGDLSAGRLEVLVADAHAESGPVRWERVPDPDGFPRATRRQVRGARQFNGGEGCWYAHGVCYLTTKGDDRVWAYRADAGRLDLVYDRASQPDPPPLTGVDNVVGARSGDLYVAEDHSRPALVLITPDGVVAPFLRLPGHDRSEITGPAFSPDGSRLYFSSQRGVTGRNRGGITFEVTGPFRR; this is encoded by the coding sequence ATGGATCGACGGACGTTGCTGCGCTCGGCGGTGGCGGCGCTGGGCACCGCCGCGTTCTCCGGGGCCACCTGGCGTGCGGCCCTGGCCGCCACCGCCCGGCCCGGAGTGGGGCCCTACGGGCCGCTGCGCCCGCCGGACCGTTCGGGGGTGGCCCTTCCCGCCGGCTTCACCAGCCGGATCGTCGCCCGCTCGCACCTGCTCGTCGGCGCGACCGAGTACGTGTGGCACGACGCGCCGGACGGCGGGGCCTGCTTCCCCGGGCCCGGCGGCGGCTGGACCTACGTGTCGAACTCCGAGGTGATGCTGCACGGCGGCGCCTCGGCGCTGCGGTTCCGAGCCGACGGGACGATCGCCTCGGCGGGGCGCATCCTCGGCGGCACCACCGCCAACTGCGCCGGCGGGGCCACCCCGTGGGGGACGTGGCTGTCGTGCGAGGAGTTCTTCTCCGGCCGGGTGTACGAGGCGTGGCCGGACGGGTCGCGCAAGGCCGTGGCGCGCCCGGCCCTGGGCCGCTTCGCCCATGAGGCGGCCGCCTGCGACCCCGACCACCGGGTGATCTACCTGACCGAGGACCGCAAGGACGGCTGCTTCTACCGGTTCCGTCCGGACCGCTGGGGCGACCTGTCCGCCGGCCGGCTGGAGGTGCTGGTCGCCGATGCGCACGCCGAGTCCGGGCCGGTGCGCTGGGAGCGCGTACCCGACCCGGACGGCTTCCCCCGGGCCACCCGCCGGCAGGTTCGCGGGGCCCGCCAGTTCAACGGTGGCGAGGGCTGCTGGTACGCCCACGGCGTCTGCTACCTGACCACCAAGGGCGACGACCGGGTGTGGGCGTACCGGGCGGACGCCGGGCGGCTCGACCTGGTCTACGACCGGGCGAGCCAGCCCGACCCGCCGCCGCTCACCGGCGTGGACAACGTCGTCGGCGCGCGCTCGGGAGACCTGTACGTGGCCGAGGACCACTCCCGTCCCGCCCTGGTACTCATCACCCCGGACGGCGTCGTCGCGCCCTTCCTGCGGCTGCCGGGACACGACAGGTCCGAGATCACCGGCCCGGCGTTCAGCCCGGACGGCAGCCGCCTGTACTTCTCCTCCCAGCGCGGGGTGACCGGGCGCAACCGCGGCGGCATCACGTTCGAGGTGACCGGCCCCTTCCGCCGGTGA
- a CDS encoding ABC transporter substrate-binding protein, which translates to MRRRYGLRGLARTGLARAGLAAALAATLAGCGGGSDGGSGGSAASDPAAKGSPVKLMIIAPTGTAGTNYPEMVASARAAVRGVNARGGIAGHPVELVHCNERNDAASAKKCAQQAVDSGVLAVVSEVSGTGGIMPILQNAGIPSIGSAGISADGSELSSPVSYVVSPLTLYPAVCPALLVKAGASHLGLVGYDLSASDRLIVMAEGGAKAVSHPINPKIRIPITTSDFTPAISQLSRSGADGAVLVVFDQAAYAVISKSGQQIRTCHAAGTLSPKYLATLGPAADKLVVATAFPELSQAAQFPEVARMVSELDAEQAAGDADAAPALRTTTTTTGAWLSVQIAAKVGSQVSGPLTSKNLLAQLNRTRHLDLGGIVPPLDLTATTPIPGAERIFNTTLRGARWDSASKSFVPLGPETYNGLDILRRAGS; encoded by the coding sequence GTGCGACGACGGTACGGGCTGCGTGGGCTCGCCCGGACAGGTCTGGCCCGGGCGGGTCTGGCCGCCGCACTCGCGGCGACGCTCGCCGGGTGCGGCGGTGGTTCGGACGGCGGGTCGGGCGGCTCGGCGGCGTCCGATCCCGCCGCGAAGGGATCCCCCGTCAAGCTGATGATCATCGCGCCGACGGGCACCGCGGGGACGAACTACCCCGAGATGGTGGCGTCCGCCCGCGCCGCCGTCCGTGGCGTCAACGCCCGCGGCGGGATCGCCGGGCACCCCGTCGAGCTCGTCCACTGCAACGAACGCAACGACGCCGCCAGCGCGAAGAAGTGCGCCCAGCAGGCCGTCGACTCCGGCGTCCTCGCCGTCGTCAGCGAGGTCAGCGGCACCGGTGGGATCATGCCGATCCTGCAGAACGCGGGCATCCCGTCGATCGGGTCGGCCGGCATCTCCGCCGACGGCTCCGAGCTCAGCTCCCCCGTCAGCTACGTCGTCAGCCCGTTGACGCTCTACCCGGCGGTCTGCCCGGCGCTGCTGGTGAAGGCGGGCGCGAGCCACCTCGGCCTGGTCGGCTACGACCTCAGCGCCAGCGACCGGCTGATCGTCATGGCCGAGGGCGGCGCGAAGGCCGTCAGCCACCCGATCAACCCGAAGATCCGCATCCCGATCACGACGAGCGACTTCACCCCGGCGATCTCCCAGCTGTCGCGCTCCGGCGCCGACGGCGCGGTGCTGGTCGTGTTCGACCAGGCCGCCTACGCGGTGATCTCCAAGTCCGGCCAGCAGATCCGCACCTGCCACGCGGCGGGCACCCTGTCGCCGAAGTACCTGGCCACGCTCGGCCCGGCGGCGGACAAGCTCGTCGTCGCCACCGCCTTCCCGGAACTGAGCCAGGCCGCCCAGTTCCCCGAGGTCGCGCGGATGGTCTCCGAGCTGGACGCGGAGCAGGCCGCCGGGGACGCCGACGCCGCACCCGCCCTGCGCACCACGACGACCACCACCGGGGCGTGGCTGTCCGTCCAGATCGCCGCGAAGGTCGGCAGTCAGGTGTCCGGGCCGCTGACGTCGAAGAACCTGCTCGCCCAGCTCAACCGGACCAGGCATCTGGACTTGGGCGGCATCGTCCCGCCGCTGGACCTCACCGCGACCACCCCGATCCCCGGCGCGGAGCGCATCTTCAACACGACTCTGCGGGGTGCCCGCTGGGACAGCGCCTCGAAGTCGTTCGTCCCCCTCGGCCCCGAGACCTACAACGGCCTGGACATCCTGCGTCGCGCCGGCTCCTGA
- a CDS encoding NADPH-dependent FMN reductase, translating to MGDSYGAFRSNAGSTEQVVGHGQRPGGEPFSPLPSRVAHRPVEAPPTGPGPVRSRRRRPMIVGIGGTTRADSTTHRALTTVLATMAQAGAETVQFGSAELDLPMYAPERRERSTAALRLLAAVEQSDAVVIATPGYHGGMSGLVKNALDYLEDLRGAPRPYLDGRAVGLIVCAEGSQAAGTTLSALRSSVHALRGWPTPLGVTLNTEQPLFDSAGRLVDAAAAARLETLADQIMGFTYAWSQVI from the coding sequence GTGGGGGACTCATACGGTGCGTTCCGGTCGAACGCCGGCTCCACGGAGCAGGTCGTCGGCCACGGTCAACGGCCTGGCGGCGAGCCGTTCTCCCCTCTGCCCAGCCGGGTGGCCCACCGGCCCGTCGAGGCGCCGCCCACCGGGCCCGGGCCGGTCCGCTCCCGTCGCCGCCGTCCGATGATCGTCGGGATCGGCGGCACCACCAGGGCCGACTCCACCACCCACCGGGCTCTGACGACCGTACTCGCGACGATGGCCCAGGCCGGCGCCGAGACGGTGCAGTTCGGATCCGCCGAGCTGGACCTGCCGATGTACGCGCCCGAACGCCGCGAGCGCTCCACCGCGGCCCTGCGCCTGCTCGCCGCCGTGGAGCAGTCCGACGCCGTCGTGATCGCCACTCCCGGTTACCACGGCGGGATGTCCGGCCTGGTCAAGAACGCGCTGGACTACCTGGAGGACCTGCGCGGCGCGCCGCGGCCGTACCTCGACGGGCGGGCAGTCGGTCTCATCGTCTGCGCCGAGGGCAGCCAGGCGGCCGGAACGACGCTGAGCGCCCTGCGCTCGTCCGTGCACGCCCTGCGCGGCTGGCCGACCCCACTGGGCGTGACGCTCAACACCGAGCAGCCCCTGTTCGACTCCGCCGGCCGGCTCGTCGACGCCGCCGCCGCCGCGAGACTCGAAACGCTCGCCGATCAGATCATGGGATTCACCTACGCCTGGTCCCAGGTGATCTGA